The DNA segment CGCGACCTTTTAAAAAGACGCGAAATTTCACGTGTTTGCCTTCGCTTAAAAATTCAAGAGCGTGTTTGACTTTGAAATTTATGTCGTTTTGTGCGATTTTGACTGAGAGTTTTAGCTCTTTGATCTCAATGACCTTTTGCTTTTTCTTAGCCTCTTTTTGCTTTTTTTCTTGCTGATAGCGGAATTTGCCGTAATCCATTATCTTACAAACCGGTGGCTTTGCATCAGGTGCGATTAGCACCAAATCAAGCCCTAAATTACCAGCAATTTTTAAAGCTTCATTGCGTGAAATAACGCCATAAGCCGTTCCGTCATCTCCGACACATCTAACCTCAACCGCTCTTATATCTTCGTTGAGCAATACCTCTTCTTTACTCAAAAATGCACCTCACTAAGTTTCTCCTTCGTTAAATTTATAAAATCCGCCAAGCTCATATCGCTTTGCGTTCTAGCCTGTCTGTCACGTAGTGCGATTGCTTCGTTTGCCACTTCGTTATCGCCTAGCACGACTATCATCGGCACTCTTTGTTTCTCAGCCGTTCTAATTCTTTTGTTTAAACTCTCATTTTTGCTTGAAATTTCACTATCAACGCCGACTTTTCTAAGCTCACGTGCTACTTTTTTTGCATAATCTAAATGTACGTCAGAGATTGGCACAATCACAACCTGTGTAGGAGCTATGAAAAATGGCAACTCACCAGCCGTGTGTTCAAGCAAAATTCCAATAAATCTCTCAAAGCTACCAAGCAAAGCCCTATGAAGCATAACTGGACGCTTACGTTCATTGTTGCTGTCAATGTAGCCTAAATCAAAGCGTTCTGGAAGGTTAAAATCAACTTGGATAGTTCCACACTGCCACTTTCGTTTTAGTGCGTCTGTGATTTTTATGTCAATTTTTGGTCCATAAAAGGCACCGCCACCCTCGTCGATGCCGTATTTAAAGCCATTTTCATCAAGTGCTTCTTTTAACGCCCTTGTCGCTGTCTCCCAAATTTCATCATCGCCGATAGCCTTTGCTGGTTTGGTTGAAATTTCCATCTCGTATTCAAACCCAAAGCTTTTCATGATCTTGCTTGCAAATTCTAAAATTTCAAGGATATTTTGCTTGATTTGGCTTGGCATACAAAAGATGTGTGAGTCATCTTGTGCGAACTCTCTAACCCTAAAAAGTCCGTGCAAAACACCGCTTTTTTCGTGGCGATGAACCACGCCGTACTCAAAAAATTTAAGCGGTAAATCGCGGTAACTGCGAATATCTGTCTGATAAACCTTAATGTGTCCCACGCAGTTCATCGGCTTTATGCCGTATTCTTGCTCATCAATGGTTGTAAAATACATATTTTCTTTGTAGTTTGCGTAGTGACCCGATTTTTTCCACACATCAGCCTTTAAAAGTTCAGGACCACGAACTGGCTCATATCCACGC comes from the Campylobacter mucosalis genome and includes:
- the infC gene encoding translation initiation factor IF-3 encodes the protein MSKEEVLLNEDIRAVEVRCVGDDGTAYGVISRNEALKIAGNLGLDLVLIAPDAKPPVCKIMDYGKFRYQQEKKQKEAKKKQKVIEIKELKLSVKIAQNDINFKVKHALEFLSEGKHVKFRVFLKGREMSTPEAGVVILNKVWEMVKDHAERDKEPNIEGRYVNMLVTPKKG
- the thrS gene encoding threonine--tRNA ligase, producing MSEIIAYKLNGEIVDTQSIGSRQNEAEPIYFDNSADALNVIRHSCAHLMAQAIKSIYPNAKFFVGPNVDDGFYYDFKVDEINTKLSDDDLAAIEAKMKELAEAKQEIIKTSSTKAFMTDKFKNDELKQEVLKRIPEGEVSSYSQGDFEDLCRGPHLPNTKFLRFFKLTRVAGAYLAGDENREMINRIYGTAYADKESLKEHLHILEEAKKRDHRRLGVDMKLFSFDDEIGGGLALWLPNGGRLRSKLEQLLYKAHRERGYEPVRGPELLKADVWKKSGHYANYKENMYFTTIDEQEYGIKPMNCVGHIKVYQTDIRSYRDLPLKFFEYGVVHRHEKSGVLHGLFRVREFAQDDSHIFCMPSQIKQNILEILEFASKIMKSFGFEYEMEISTKPAKAIGDDEIWETATRALKEALDENGFKYGIDEGGGAFYGPKIDIKITDALKRKWQCGTIQVDFNLPERFDLGYIDSNNERKRPVMLHRALLGSFERFIGILLEHTAGELPFFIAPTQVVIVPISDVHLDYAKKVARELRKVGVDSEISSKNESLNKRIRTAEKQRVPMIVVLGDNEVANEAIALRDRQARTQSDMSLADFINLTKEKLSEVHF